A single Cupriavidus sp. EM10 DNA region contains:
- a CDS encoding lytic transglycosylase domain-containing protein, producing the protein MIAIRIGLLIAGTALAGLVQADCLDEAAAFHRVSPVLARGIAQVESGMRSWVTNRNTNGSEDIGLMQINSAHLPRLAKYGITRQSLFDPCTNAYVGTWILADCLSRYGDTWTAVGCYNAGSPDKRLRYANRVYQKLQSTSK; encoded by the coding sequence ATGATTGCAATCCGTATCGGGCTACTGATAGCCGGCACCGCGCTCGCCGGTCTTGTGCAAGCCGATTGCTTGGACGAGGCGGCGGCATTCCATCGCGTCAGTCCCGTGCTGGCGCGTGGCATTGCGCAGGTCGAGTCAGGGATGCGGTCGTGGGTAACCAACCGCAACACTAACGGCAGCGAGGACATCGGGCTGATGCAGATCAACTCGGCGCATTTGCCGCGGTTGGCGAAGTACGGCATCACGCGCCAGAGTCTGTTCGATCCCTGCACCAACGCCTACGTCGGCACGTGGATCCTCGCCGATTGCCTAAGCCGCTACGGAGATACCTGGACGGCAGTCGGTTGCTACAACGCCGGCTCGCCCGACAAGCGATTGCGCTACGCCAACCGTGTCTACCAGAAGCTGCAATCCACCAGCAAGTAA
- a CDS encoding ATPase has protein sequence MYSAAVAIARIPDLLPNVLFAYRLENAGAHVGYFVCGILKGRPRVGFDRVIADEATLSEVVRDFAQKAGGSFRLAGNLPELAQLVTVTTPLSFVELHLDAIAAAADSHTALRKPSAAATKKRLAMLAIVGLLAAVGGKYGMAEYQAYQIRKNPPPPQKSPAERYAEDIMARSVAPSAKAAVAIPQFARWFAESVPVVVGGWKLATITCKTVVSPMAECEAVYSLDASKSGGGTRGATNTTFLADIPDVFANPRFGKDDNDVTVTAKVPFGPPTPLGKLLESLPTSMALRTDLGSTLQLMRPATTKAVLNEMVPFGAIPPEGLGSVPAIYRIATWEINGPLRNAGMVGAFPPNVSVSELTLTVKLDADPSINDSKFMIEAKGDAYARDGAHQ, from the coding sequence ATCTACTCGGCCGCCGTTGCCATTGCCCGCATCCCGGACCTGCTGCCGAACGTGTTGTTCGCGTATCGGCTGGAGAACGCAGGTGCGCACGTTGGGTATTTTGTCTGCGGCATCCTGAAGGGCCGCCCGCGCGTGGGCTTCGACCGCGTCATTGCGGATGAGGCCACGCTCTCGGAAGTGGTCAGGGACTTCGCGCAGAAGGCCGGAGGCTCGTTCCGACTGGCCGGCAATCTGCCGGAGCTGGCCCAACTGGTGACGGTGACAACGCCGCTGAGCTTTGTCGAGCTGCATCTCGACGCGATTGCCGCCGCCGCTGACTCTCATACGGCGCTGCGCAAGCCGAGTGCTGCGGCGACCAAGAAGCGGTTGGCGATGCTGGCGATTGTTGGGCTTCTTGCTGCCGTCGGCGGCAAGTACGGCATGGCCGAGTACCAGGCGTACCAGATTCGCAAGAATCCGCCACCGCCGCAGAAGAGCCCCGCGGAGCGGTATGCCGAGGACATCATGGCACGCTCAGTTGCGCCATCGGCCAAGGCGGCAGTCGCCATCCCGCAGTTTGCTCGTTGGTTTGCGGAGTCTGTACCGGTTGTCGTGGGTGGGTGGAAGCTCGCCACCATTACTTGCAAGACCGTCGTTTCCCCGATGGCGGAGTGCGAGGCGGTCTACAGCCTGGATGCGAGCAAGAGCGGAGGCGGCACGCGTGGTGCGACGAACACCACGTTTCTGGCCGATATACCGGATGTCTTCGCCAATCCGCGGTTCGGGAAAGACGACAACGACGTGACGGTGACTGCGAAGGTGCCGTTCGGCCCGCCGACGCCGCTTGGCAAGCTACTCGAATCACTGCCTACCAGCATGGCATTGCGCACTGACCTGGGTTCGACACTGCAGTTAATGCGGCCTGCGACCACGAAGGCAGTGCTCAACGAAATGGTGCCGTTCGGCGCGATCCCGCCAGAGGGACTGGGGTCGGTACCGGCGATCTACCGAATTGCCACCTGGGAGATCAACGGCCCGCTGCGCAATGCCGGCATGGTCGGCGCTTTCCCACCGAACGTGTCCGTCAGTGAACTCACCCTCACCGTCAAGCTGGACGCCGACCCGTCCATCAACGACTCCAAATTCATGATCGAAGCCAAGGGCGACGCCTACGCGCGCGATGGAGCACACCAATGA
- a CDS encoding protein PilN — protein sequence MMLTRILRPATGAALVCSTLAGCVSPSLLKDVRHATDSTTAQSMQTTEDLYARIRRDRAAVEAEQDVARPYLAGKRVPVARNVTLPVALRANVDTLVMFPERSTSLAVVAQRIQMATNIPVKIESDVYLPPSLLLPRSLGQQAAQQLRSTQGQGAVNPIAQGLGPAPTLNGPLPGALTAGGGLSPASQATPLLDNALNVEFKNSEKMPLATMLDTVATRLGINWEFNSEKGVIRFYRLVTKTWQLPMQAGTNSFTTEFKQSAQGSSSGSTSGGQSNQVDAVAKSEIKDQDDLAGVKKSIEPAMTLVGNAELNPATGLLTLRDTKEAVDAADEIVRRQVAIYSRMVTLKFQMIDLTVSDNGEAGVDWNVVLTKALNNLPGFTATALSPATLVSSSAGSLGLNLTSGGFSGTQAIVSALKQYGTVTSNLTIPVSMRNRHGFQYNNRRTFSYVSGTTPAASSVGGTGGVPGITTSTATVGFKLAVYADATSRDDVNLTIALDQSKQDGPLEKFTSGSGDNQQSVQTINLVGKGIPKQDLIVRNGQTVLMTALDQDDTQNTRRTLGESLPMILGGSQTVSKTRTFTLLLATVMVQDQGEAR from the coding sequence ATGATGTTGACCCGAATTCTTCGCCCGGCGACCGGCGCCGCGCTTGTCTGCTCCACGCTCGCAGGGTGTGTCTCTCCGTCGTTGCTCAAGGACGTGCGCCACGCGACCGACTCGACGACGGCGCAGTCCATGCAGACCACCGAGGACCTGTACGCCCGGATTCGCCGCGACCGGGCCGCAGTCGAAGCCGAACAGGATGTGGCGCGCCCCTACCTCGCTGGCAAACGCGTCCCGGTTGCCCGCAACGTGACGCTCCCCGTCGCGTTGCGCGCCAATGTCGACACGCTCGTCATGTTCCCTGAGCGCTCGACATCGCTCGCCGTGGTCGCACAGCGCATCCAGATGGCGACCAATATTCCGGTCAAGATCGAGTCGGATGTCTACCTGCCGCCGAGCCTCTTGCTGCCGCGCAGCCTGGGCCAGCAGGCCGCACAGCAGCTGCGTTCGACGCAAGGCCAGGGTGCAGTCAATCCCATCGCGCAGGGCCTGGGCCCGGCGCCGACCCTGAACGGCCCGCTGCCCGGCGCGCTGACCGCTGGCGGCGGCCTGTCCCCGGCTTCGCAAGCGACGCCGCTGCTCGATAACGCCCTGAACGTCGAGTTCAAGAACAGCGAGAAGATGCCGCTGGCCACCATGCTCGATACCGTTGCCACGCGCCTCGGTATCAACTGGGAATTCAACAGCGAGAAGGGCGTCATTCGCTTCTACCGGCTCGTAACGAAGACGTGGCAACTGCCGATGCAGGCCGGCACCAACTCGTTCACCACCGAGTTCAAGCAGTCCGCTCAAGGCTCGAGCTCAGGTAGCACCAGCGGCGGCCAGAGCAATCAGGTGGACGCTGTGGCCAAGTCCGAGATCAAGGATCAGGACGATCTGGCCGGTGTAAAGAAGAGCATCGAGCCGGCAATGACGCTGGTGGGTAACGCGGAACTCAACCCGGCGACCGGCCTGTTGACGCTGCGCGATACCAAGGAAGCGGTGGATGCCGCCGACGAGATCGTGCGTCGTCAGGTGGCGATCTACTCGCGCATGGTGACGCTCAAGTTCCAGATGATCGACCTGACCGTGTCCGACAACGGCGAGGCCGGTGTTGACTGGAATGTCGTACTGACCAAGGCGTTGAACAACCTGCCCGGCTTCACGGCGACGGCGCTGTCGCCCGCCACGCTGGTCTCGTCGTCTGCCGGCAGCCTGGGGTTGAACCTGACATCGGGTGGCTTCAGTGGGACGCAGGCCATCGTCAGTGCGCTCAAGCAATACGGCACGGTGACGTCGAACCTGACGATTCCTGTCTCGATGCGCAATCGGCACGGTTTCCAGTACAACAACCGTCGTACGTTCTCGTACGTGTCCGGCACCACACCGGCGGCCTCGAGCGTGGGCGGCACGGGCGGCGTCCCCGGCATCACGACATCGACCGCCACGGTTGGCTTCAAGCTGGCCGTCTACGCCGACGCGACCTCGCGCGATGACGTGAACCTGACGATCGCGCTGGACCAGTCCAAGCAGGATGGCCCGCTCGAAAAATTCACGTCCGGTTCTGGCGACAACCAGCAGTCGGTGCAGACCATCAATCTTGTCGGCAAAGGCATCCCCAAGCAGGATCTCATCGTGCGCAATGGGCAGACCGTTCTCATGACGGCGCTGGATCAGGATGACACGCAGAACACGCGCCGCACGCTCGGCGAGTCCTTGCCGATGATCCTGGGTGGATCGCAGACGGTATCGAAGACCCGCACGTTCACCTTGCTGCTGGCAACCGTGATGGTGCAGGACCAGGGCGAGGCGAGGTAA
- a CDS encoding toxin co-regulated pilus biosynthesis Q family protein produces the protein MYQSRMLARISRTLLSGAAAFAVCAHAAVPASGPFGAEPFGNFEPTKPLAGGGWQVLAGERAKPTTVAAVSPAVASTPSAAQVAVTPVAVTPAPSTVPPLSPSAPLERSWSVSPADANYRVLIEKWAREAGWTAAQWEVDQDVPIEASDAFSGDFKTAVRRVLSATEMTDYSLKPCFYSNNYVRVVKLTTKCDPSK, from the coding sequence ATGTACCAGTCTCGAATGCTCGCCCGGATCTCCCGGACCCTTTTGTCCGGTGCGGCCGCCTTTGCGGTATGCGCCCATGCGGCGGTGCCGGCCTCCGGCCCCTTTGGCGCAGAGCCGTTCGGCAACTTCGAGCCGACGAAGCCGCTCGCAGGCGGTGGGTGGCAGGTGCTGGCGGGCGAGCGCGCGAAGCCGACCACGGTGGCTGCGGTTTCACCGGCCGTGGCAAGTACACCGAGCGCCGCGCAGGTAGCCGTAACGCCGGTAGCCGTGACCCCAGCTCCGAGCACCGTGCCGCCCCTCAGCCCGTCGGCACCGCTGGAGCGAAGCTGGAGCGTGTCTCCTGCTGACGCGAACTACCGCGTCCTCATTGAAAAGTGGGCCCGGGAGGCGGGGTGGACGGCGGCGCAGTGGGAAGTGGACCAGGACGTGCCCATCGAGGCGTCTGACGCTTTCTCGGGTGACTTCAAAACCGCCGTGCGGCGCGTGCTGTCCGCGACCGAGATGACCGACTACAGCCTGAAGCCCTGCTTCTACTCGAACAACTATGTGCGTGTGGTGAAGCTCACCACGAAGTGCGACCCGTCCAAGTGA